The following coding sequences are from one Betaproteobacteria bacterium window:
- a CDS encoding cache domain-containing protein encodes MVGRQILRAAIFAVMAIGLYPAQAQQEGAQGTAGIREMPTTDAQRARALLARAVGHFRQHGDEAFAAFNHPGDFVDAELYVYVVGTDGTFLASGGSSAALIGRKVTNMRDAFGTPFFYDMLEKAKAADTGSVEYRWLNRLHQKPERKITFFHKVGTRILAVGYYIPRASPEQANALLDRAVAAVKADPGKAIAAFNDLNGGYIEDDLYVFVVDLRDGRFKAHGVSPRLIDSDGLALTDPGGKPIIRQMIEALKDSDRGELDYAWRNPVTRKVEDKHTRFRKVGDLLVAVGYYTR; translated from the coding sequence ATGGTGGGGCGGCAGATTCTTCGGGCAGCAATCTTCGCGGTAATGGCGATAGGCCTCTACCCGGCCCAGGCGCAGCAGGAGGGCGCCCAGGGCACAGCGGGCATCCGCGAAATGCCCACCACCGACGCCCAGCGCGCCCGGGCGCTGCTGGCGCGGGCCGTCGGCCATTTTCGTCAGCACGGCGACGAAGCCTTCGCCGCCTTCAACCATCCGGGCGACTTCGTCGACGCGGAACTTTATGTCTACGTGGTCGGCACCGACGGTACCTTCCTGGCCAGCGGCGGTTCCTCGGCGGCCCTCATCGGGCGCAAGGTGACCAATATGCGCGACGCCTTCGGCACGCCCTTCTTCTACGACATGCTGGAAAAAGCCAAGGCCGCCGATACCGGCAGCGTCGAGTACCGCTGGCTCAACCGTCTGCACCAGAAGCCGGAACGCAAGATCACCTTCTTCCACAAGGTCGGCACCCGCATCCTGGCGGTGGGCTACTACATTCCCCGGGCTTCGCCGGAGCAGGCCAATGCCCTGCTCGACCGCGCCGTGGCGGCGGTCAAGGCCGATCCCGGCAAGGCCATTGCGGCCTTCAACGATCTGAACGGCGGGTACATCGAGGACGATCTCTACGTCTTCGTCGTGGACCTCAGGGATGGACGCTTCAAGGCCCATGGCGTGTCGCCGCGCCTGATCGACAGCGACGGACTGGCCCTCACCGACCCCGGTGGCAAGCCCATCATCCGCCAGATGATCGAGGCCCTGAAGGACAGTGATCGGGGCGAACTGGACTACGCCTGGCGCAATCCCGTCACCCGCAAGGTGGAGGACAAGCACACGCGCTTCCGCAAGGTCGGCGACCTGCTGGTGGCGGTGGGGTACTACACGCGCTGA
- a CDS encoding DNA polymerase III subunit delta encodes MQLRGDQFASHLEGPLRALYVLYGEEPLLVLEAADALRAKARQQGYSEREVLTALPGFDWGQLLAAGGNLSLFGDRKLIDLRIPSGKPGRDGSAALQTWCSHLSPDTLLLVTLPELDWKEEKAAWFTALAEAGVTVKLMPPPLGELPGWIAGRLRRQKQQADTEALRFIADRVEGNLLAAHQEIQKLALLYPAGALSLGQVREAVLNVARYDLDGLREALLLGDVARLVRTLDGLCHEGEAPPLVLWAMTEEIRTLATLRAGLDRGRPLEALLKEARVWGPRQGPVKRALQRLGRGTLDSAIAHAARIDRLAKGIGQGNVWEEFQRLGLTLAASGTRG; translated from the coding sequence ATGCAACTCCGGGGAGACCAGTTCGCCTCCCACCTGGAAGGCCCCTTGCGTGCCCTCTACGTGCTGTATGGCGAAGAACCGCTCCTGGTTCTGGAGGCTGCCGACGCGCTCCGTGCCAAGGCCCGCCAGCAGGGCTACAGCGAACGCGAGGTCCTGACCGCCCTGCCCGGCTTCGACTGGGGCCAGCTTCTGGCCGCGGGAGGCAACCTTTCGCTTTTCGGCGACCGCAAGCTCATCGACCTGCGCATTCCCTCCGGCAAGCCAGGGCGCGACGGCAGTGCGGCCCTCCAGACCTGGTGCAGCCACCTCTCTCCCGACACCCTGCTCCTGGTCACCCTGCCTGAACTCGACTGGAAGGAAGAGAAGGCCGCGTGGTTCACGGCCCTCGCCGAAGCCGGGGTGACGGTGAAGCTCATGCCTCCGCCCCTGGGCGAACTGCCCGGGTGGATCGCCGGGCGCCTGCGGCGTCAGAAACAGCAAGCCGATACCGAGGCCCTGCGCTTCATTGCCGATCGCGTGGAGGGCAATCTGCTGGCGGCCCACCAGGAAATCCAGAAACTTGCCTTGCTGTACCCGGCCGGCGCCCTGAGCCTGGGACAGGTGCGCGAAGCGGTACTGAACGTCGCCCGTTACGACCTGGATGGCCTGCGCGAAGCCCTGCTGCTGGGGGATGTGGCACGTCTGGTGCGCACCCTGGACGGCCTCTGCCACGAGGGGGAAGCACCGCCCCTGGTGCTGTGGGCCATGACCGAGGAAATCCGCACCCTGGCCACCCTGCGCGCCGGCCTGGACCGAGGCCGGCCCCTGGAAGCCCTGCTCAAGGAAGCCCGCGTCTGGGGGCCACGCCAGGGGCCCGTCAAGCGGGCGCTACAGCGGCTGGGCCGCGGGACACTCGACTCGGCCATCGCCCATGCCGCGCGCATCGACCGCCTGGCCAAGGGCATCGGCCAGGGCAATGTATGGGAGGAATTCCAGCGCCTGGGCCTCACCCTGGCGGCTTCCGGCACTCGGGGCTGA
- a CDS encoding FecR domain-containing protein, producing MRQWTKKLAALALWGLALPLLAAPHAVVDGVQAPAWVERGGARLALAPGMALESRDRLVTGFGGRALVQMADGSAVRVGENGQVGLNALGRKENGVFTAALEVAKGAFRLTTDIFRRSSDRRAINVQIGTVTAGIRGTDIWGRSDDQRDFVCLLEGRITASHPGGAPVQLDQPLQFYGADKGKGPDPVASVDAAQVEKWARETELEAGSGLQKRGGRWGVRLGTYVDQAAALAVYDRATAAGYGVRIVPRQNGKTYELRLGQIPGQEEAEKLASRLAQELALPAARPYRR from the coding sequence ATGAGGCAATGGACAAAGAAACTCGCTGCGCTGGCCTTGTGGGGTCTCGCGCTGCCGCTGCTGGCGGCCCCCCATGCGGTGGTCGATGGGGTGCAGGCGCCGGCCTGGGTCGAGCGGGGCGGGGCGCGTCTCGCCCTGGCGCCGGGGATGGCTCTGGAGAGCCGGGATCGCCTGGTGACCGGCTTCGGGGGGCGAGCCCTGGTGCAGATGGCCGATGGCAGCGCCGTGCGGGTGGGAGAGAACGGCCAGGTCGGCCTCAATGCCCTGGGTCGCAAGGAAAATGGCGTGTTTACCGCGGCCCTCGAAGTGGCCAAGGGGGCCTTCCGTCTGACCACCGACATCTTTCGGCGTAGCAGTGACCGGCGCGCGATCAATGTTCAGATCGGCACCGTGACCGCCGGCATTCGCGGTACCGACATCTGGGGCCGCAGTGACGATCAGCGCGACTTCGTATGTCTGCTCGAAGGGCGCATCACGGCGTCTCATCCCGGCGGGGCGCCGGTGCAACTCGACCAGCCGCTCCAGTTCTACGGCGCGGACAAGGGCAAGGGGCCGGACCCGGTGGCTTCGGTCGATGCCGCCCAGGTGGAAAAATGGGCCCGGGAAACCGAACTCGAAGCCGGGTCTGGCCTGCAGAAGCGGGGTGGCCGCTGGGGCGTACGCCTGGGAACCTATGTGGATCAGGCCGCGGCCCTCGCCGTCTATGATCGGGCGACCGCGGCGGGCTACGGGGTGCGCATCGTTCCCCGCCAGAACGGCAAGACCTACGAACTGCGCCTGGGGCAGATTCCCGGCCAGGAGGAGGCGGAAAAGCTCGCCTCACGCCTGGCGCAGGAGCTGGCCCTTCCGGCGGCCAGGCCCTATCGGCGCTGA
- a CDS encoding leucine--tRNA ligase yields the protein MQDKYQPAAIERAVQEHWVKTAAARAVEDLSGQHAKPKYYCLSMFPYPSGKLHMGHVRNYTIGDVLSRFHTMLGYNVLQPMGWDAFGMPAENAALANNVPPAGWTYSNIDYMRKQLQSLGFAIDWERELATCTPQYYRWEQWLFTRLYEKGLVYKKLGTVNWDPVDHTVLANEQVIDGRGWRSGALVEKREIPMYYMKITAYAEELLAELDNLPGWPEQVRLMQKNWIGKSVGVRFAFPIVYPGEAGTNLPSPSGRGAGGEGGEERPDKLWVFTTRADTIMGVTFCAVAAEHPLATRAARDNPALAAFIEECKQGGVAEADLATMEKKGMPTGIFVEHPLTGEKVEVWVGNYVLMGYGEGAVMAVPAHDERDFAFAKKYGLAIKQVIAAAGQQFSLDGWQEWYGDKARGVCVNSGKYDGLAYDAAVDAIAADLAAKVVNGESLGEKKVQFRLRDWGISRQRYWGCPIPIIHCPRCGDVPVPDDQLPVVLPENVEITGAGSPLARMPEFYETNCPKCGGKAKRETDTMDTFVESSWYFLRYACPDNATAMVDERVAYWCKGGIDQYIGGIEHAILHLLYARFFTKLMRDVGLIGDLGEPFANLLTQGMVVAPTFYRELDGGKKQWINPADVDVVTDERGRPTGASLRTDGQPVVIGGTEKMSKSKNNGVDPQALIDQYGADTARLFIMFASPPDQSLEWSDAGVEGAYRFLRRLWKTVFEHVGAGLVPACTGNADLSKPQADLRRKLHQTLGKVADDYGRRKQFNTAIAAVMELLNAYDKTDLAGAAGRALAQELLESAVLALFPIVPHIGQALYAELKPGQDAGVQPFPKADPAALVQSEIELVVQVNGKHRGAIRVAADADKAGIEAAALASEGAVKFMEGKPAKKVVVVPGRLVNIVV from the coding sequence ATGCAGGACAAATACCAACCGGCAGCCATCGAGCGCGCCGTCCAGGAACACTGGGTCAAGACCGCCGCCGCCCGCGCCGTCGAAGACCTCAGCGGGCAACACGCCAAGCCCAAGTACTACTGCCTTTCCATGTTCCCCTACCCGTCGGGGAAACTGCACATGGGCCACGTGCGCAACTACACCATCGGCGACGTGCTCTCCCGCTTCCACACCATGCTGGGCTACAACGTGCTGCAGCCCATGGGTTGGGACGCCTTCGGCATGCCCGCCGAAAACGCCGCCCTCGCCAACAACGTTCCACCCGCCGGCTGGACCTATTCCAACATCGACTACATGAGGAAGCAGCTCCAGTCCCTGGGCTTCGCCATCGACTGGGAACGCGAGCTGGCCACCTGCACGCCCCAGTACTATCGCTGGGAGCAGTGGCTGTTCACCCGTCTCTACGAAAAGGGCCTGGTGTACAAGAAATTGGGCACGGTGAACTGGGACCCGGTGGATCACACCGTGCTGGCCAACGAGCAAGTCATCGACGGCCGCGGCTGGCGTTCCGGCGCCCTGGTCGAGAAGCGCGAGATCCCCATGTATTACATGAAGATCACCGCCTACGCCGAAGAATTGCTCGCCGAGCTGGATAACCTGCCGGGGTGGCCCGAGCAGGTGCGCCTGATGCAGAAGAACTGGATTGGCAAGAGCGTGGGCGTCAGGTTCGCCTTCCCTATCGTTTATCCCGGCGAAGCCGGCACCAATCTCCCCTCGCCCTCAGGGAGAGGGGCCGGGGGTGAGGGTGGGGAAGAACGACCCGACAAGCTCTGGGTCTTCACCACCCGTGCCGACACCATCATGGGCGTCACCTTCTGCGCCGTGGCGGCCGAGCACCCCCTCGCCACCCGCGCCGCCCGGGACAACCCTGCGCTGGCCGCCTTCATCGAGGAATGCAAGCAGGGCGGCGTCGCCGAGGCCGACCTGGCGACCATGGAAAAGAAGGGCATGCCCACCGGCATCTTCGTCGAGCATCCGCTCACCGGCGAGAAGGTCGAAGTCTGGGTCGGCAACTACGTGCTCATGGGCTACGGCGAAGGCGCCGTCATGGCCGTACCGGCCCACGACGAGCGGGACTTCGCCTTTGCCAAGAAGTATGGCCTGGCCATCAAGCAGGTCATCGCCGCCGCCGGCCAGCAATTCAGCCTGGACGGCTGGCAGGAATGGTATGGCGACAAAGCCAGGGGTGTCTGCGTCAATTCCGGCAAATACGATGGCCTGGCCTATGACGCTGCGGTGGACGCCATTGCCGCCGACCTGGCCGCGAAAGTTGTAAACGGCGAGAGCCTCGGCGAAAAGAAGGTGCAGTTCCGCCTGCGCGACTGGGGCATCTCCCGTCAGCGCTACTGGGGCTGTCCCATCCCCATCATCCACTGCCCGCGCTGCGGCGACGTGCCGGTCCCCGACGACCAGCTGCCCGTAGTGCTGCCGGAAAACGTCGAGATCACCGGCGCCGGCAGTCCCCTCGCCCGCATGCCGGAGTTCTACGAGACCAACTGCCCGAAGTGCGGCGGCAAGGCCAAGCGCGAAACCGACACCATGGACACCTTCGTCGAGTCGTCCTGGTATTTCCTGCGCTATGCCTGCCCGGACAACGCCACGGCCATGGTGGACGAGCGCGTCGCCTATTGGTGCAAGGGTGGCATCGACCAGTACATCGGCGGCATCGAGCACGCCATCCTGCACCTCCTCTACGCACGCTTCTTCACCAAGCTGATGCGTGATGTCGGCCTCATCGGCGACCTCGGCGAGCCCTTCGCCAACCTGCTGACGCAAGGCATGGTGGTGGCCCCCACCTTCTACCGCGAACTCGACGGTGGCAAGAAACAGTGGATCAACCCGGCCGACGTGGACGTCGTCACCGACGAGCGCGGTCGCCCCACCGGCGCATCTTTGCGCACCGACGGCCAGCCGGTGGTCATCGGCGGCACCGAGAAGATGTCGAAGTCGAAGAACAACGGCGTCGACCCCCAGGCCCTGATCGACCAGTACGGCGCCGACACGGCCCGCCTGTTCATCATGTTCGCCTCGCCGCCGGATCAGTCGCTGGAATGGTCCGATGCCGGCGTCGAGGGGGCCTACCGCTTTCTGCGCCGCCTGTGGAAGACAGTTTTCGAGCACGTCGGCGCTGGCCTGGTGCCCGCGTGCACCGGGAACGCAGACCTTTCCAAACCCCAGGCCGACCTGCGCCGCAAGCTGCACCAGACCCTGGGCAAGGTGGCCGACGACTACGGCCGGCGCAAGCAGTTCAACACGGCCATCGCCGCCGTCATGGAACTGCTCAACGCCTACGACAAGACCGACCTCGCCGGCGCCGCCGGCCGCGCCCTGGCCCAGGAGTTGCTGGAGAGCGCCGTTCTGGCGCTCTTCCCCATCGTGCCCCATATCGGTCAGGCCCTCTATGCCGAGCTGAAGCCCGGCCAGGATGCCGGCGTACAGCCCTTCCCCAAGGCCGACCCGGCCGCCCTGGTGCAGAGTGAAATCGAACTGGTCGTGCAGGTGAATGGCAAGCATCGCGGCGCCATCCGCGTCGCCGCCGATGCCGACAAGGCCGGCATAGAAGCCGCCGCCCTGGCTTCCGAAGGGGCGGTCAAGTTCATGGAAGGCAAGCCGGCCAAGAAGGTGGTGGTGGTGCCGGGCCGCCTGGTGAATATCGTCGTCTGA
- a CDS encoding UvrD-helicase domain-containing protein has translation MSDLLAHLNAPQLQAVTLPPVHALILAGAGSGKTRVLTTRIAWLISTGQVSPHGVLAVTFTNKAAKEMTARLSALVPINPRGLWIGTFHGLCNRLLRAHHREAGLPQTFQILDSADQLAAVKRLLKALNVDDEKYPPRELCHFINGHKEQGIRAAQAEAYDAWTRRRVELYAEYEAQCNREGVVDFAELLLRCHELLARNEPLRRHYQERFRHILVDEFQDTNRLQYAWLKLLAAGGACLFAVGDDDQSIYAFRGAEVANMREFEREYCKTSAGSNVIRLEQNYRSQGNILAAANAIIKHNRERLGKNLWTDAGAGEPIRAFEAWSDLDEARFVVEEVRELLREGRPAGQMALLYRSNAQSRVLEHELFSRGVPYRVYGGLRFFERQEVKHALAYLRLIANPDDDTAFLRVVNFPARGIGARSLENLQAAAHQCHSPLYNAAASLSGKAGQTVGAFVALVEALRRETEGLPLPEMVEHVIEKSGLAEHYRREKEGQERLENLDELINAAAGFVDDEGAVGEGGALVSFLTHASLEAGEHQAGEGQEAVQLMSVHAAKGLEFDVVFLTGLEQGLFPHENAIAEGRDGLEEERRLMYVAVTRARQRLYLSCAQTRLLHGQTRYCVPSGFLEEIPAELLQRLNRAPAATAVPVAPVYGAAAPALAGGLRIGQSVEHPKFGVGVIVNSEGRGADARVHINFGAVGLKWLALEYARLTPL, from the coding sequence ATGTCCGATCTTCTCGCTCATCTCAATGCCCCTCAACTTCAGGCCGTGACCCTGCCGCCGGTCCATGCCCTCATCCTGGCCGGCGCCGGCAGCGGCAAGACGCGGGTGCTCACGACCCGCATCGCCTGGCTGATCTCCACCGGCCAGGTCAGTCCCCACGGTGTGCTGGCGGTCACCTTCACCAATAAGGCCGCCAAGGAAATGACCGCCCGCCTGTCGGCCCTCGTGCCCATCAATCCGCGGGGCCTGTGGATCGGCACCTTTCACGGGCTGTGCAACCGCCTGTTGCGGGCCCACCATCGCGAGGCCGGGTTGCCTCAGACCTTTCAGATCCTCGATTCCGCCGACCAGTTGGCGGCGGTCAAGCGGCTCCTCAAGGCCCTCAACGTCGATGACGAGAAATATCCGCCTCGGGAGCTCTGCCATTTCATCAATGGCCACAAGGAACAAGGCATCCGGGCCGCCCAGGCCGAAGCCTACGACGCCTGGACCCGGCGCCGGGTCGAGCTTTACGCTGAATACGAAGCCCAGTGCAATCGCGAGGGGGTGGTCGATTTTGCCGAACTCCTGCTGCGCTGCCACGAGTTGCTTGCCCGCAACGAACCCCTGCGCCGCCACTACCAGGAACGCTTTCGCCACATCCTGGTGGATGAATTCCAGGACACCAATCGACTCCAGTACGCCTGGCTCAAGCTTCTGGCCGCTGGCGGGGCCTGCCTCTTCGCGGTGGGGGATGACGACCAGTCGATCTATGCCTTCCGGGGCGCGGAGGTGGCCAATATGCGCGAATTCGAGCGCGAGTATTGCAAGACCAGCGCCGGTAGCAACGTCATCCGCCTGGAGCAGAACTACCGTTCCCAGGGCAACATCCTGGCGGCGGCCAACGCCATCATCAAGCACAACCGCGAGCGCCTGGGCAAGAACCTGTGGACCGACGCCGGCGCCGGCGAACCCATCCGGGCCTTCGAGGCCTGGTCGGACCTGGACGAGGCCCGCTTCGTGGTCGAGGAAGTGCGCGAACTGCTGCGGGAAGGCCGGCCCGCCGGGCAGATGGCGCTGCTCTATCGCTCCAACGCCCAGTCCCGGGTGCTGGAGCACGAACTGTTTAGCCGCGGCGTCCCCTACCGCGTCTATGGCGGCCTGCGCTTCTTCGAGCGCCAGGAGGTCAAGCACGCCCTGGCCTACCTGCGCCTCATCGCCAATCCGGACGACGACACGGCCTTCCTGCGGGTGGTGAATTTCCCCGCCCGCGGCATCGGCGCCCGCAGCCTGGAAAATCTCCAGGCCGCTGCCCACCAGTGCCACTCCCCGCTGTACAACGCCGCGGCTTCCCTCTCCGGCAAGGCCGGTCAGACCGTGGGCGCCTTCGTCGCGCTGGTGGAGGCTCTGCGGCGGGAAACCGAGGGTCTCCCGCTGCCGGAGATGGTCGAGCATGTCATCGAGAAGAGCGGTCTCGCCGAGCACTACCGGCGGGAAAAGGAAGGCCAGGAGCGCCTGGAAAACCTGGACGAACTGATCAACGCCGCCGCCGGCTTCGTGGACGACGAAGGCGCGGTGGGCGAAGGCGGCGCCCTGGTGTCCTTCCTCACCCATGCCTCCCTGGAAGCGGGCGAGCACCAGGCGGGCGAAGGCCAGGAGGCGGTGCAACTCATGTCGGTCCACGCCGCCAAGGGCCTCGAATTCGACGTGGTCTTCCTCACCGGCCTGGAACAGGGGCTCTTCCCCCACGAAAATGCCATCGCCGAAGGCCGTGACGGCCTGGAGGAAGAGCGGCGACTGATGTACGTGGCGGTGACCCGGGCGCGCCAGCGCCTCTACCTCTCCTGCGCCCAGACCCGGCTCCTGCACGGTCAGACGCGCTACTGCGTCCCATCGGGCTTTCTCGAGGAAATTCCGGCCGAACTCCTGCAGCGGCTCAATCGCGCGCCGGCGGCAACGGCGGTCCCGGTGGCGCCGGTCTATGGTGCGGCAGCGCCCGCGCTGGCCGGAGGATTGCGCATCGGTCAGAGCGTCGAGCACCCCAAGTTCGGCGTCGGTGTCATCGTCAATAGCGAGGGGCGGGGTGCCGATGCCCGGGTGCACATCAACTTCGGCGCCGTCGGCCTCAAGTGGCTGGCCCTGGAGTATGCACGGCTGACTCCCCTCTGA
- a CDS encoding RNA polymerase sigma factor: protein MDEPSDEGLMLAYRAGDAAAFETLYRRHRSRLYRHLVHQCGDARLAEDLYQDVWARVIAARTGYEPLAKFSTWLFRIAHNRLLDHYRQHARGVASRYDADADPDALPAREDSNPARQAERHSLARRLSSALEELPEPQREAFLLAEEGELSLEEIAAATQVGRETAKSRLRYAVARLRIALEDLL, encoded by the coding sequence ATGGATGAACCCAGCGACGAAGGTCTGATGCTTGCGTATCGCGCCGGCGACGCCGCCGCCTTCGAAACCTTGTACCGGCGCCACCGTAGTCGCCTCTACCGTCACCTCGTCCATCAATGCGGCGACGCCCGGCTGGCCGAAGACCTCTACCAGGACGTCTGGGCGCGCGTCATCGCGGCCCGTACGGGCTACGAGCCCCTGGCAAAATTTTCGACCTGGCTGTTCCGCATCGCCCATAACCGTCTCCTCGACCACTACCGCCAGCACGCCCGCGGGGTCGCTTCCAGATACGACGCAGACGCCGATCCGGATGCGCTGCCGGCCCGGGAAGACAGCAACCCGGCCCGCCAGGCGGAACGCCACAGCCTGGCACGACGCCTGTCCAGCGCCCTGGAGGAACTGCCCGAGCCCCAGCGCGAGGCCTTCCTGCTGGCCGAGGAGGGCGAACTCAGCCTGGAGGAGATCGCCGCCGCCACCCAGGTGGGGCGGGAAACCGCCAAGAGTCGGCTACGCTATGCCGTCGCCCGGCTGCGCATCGCCCTGGAGGATCTGCTATGA
- a CDS encoding glutamate-5-semialdehyde dehydrogenase, whose amino-acid sequence MDIKEYMHTVGRQARAASRRMAMASTAEKNAALAAIAAAIRREKAALVAANAEDLAAARAAGLESAMIDRLTLSEKGVEAMAEGVEQVAKLPDPIGEMSDIKYRPSGIQVGRMRVPLGVIGIIYEARPNVTADAAALCLKSGNAAILRGGSEAIRSNRAIAALVQEGLTAAGLPADCVQVIDTTDRAAVGELITMREFVDVIVPRGGKGLIARLLAESRVPMIQHLDGNCHVYLDEEADPNKALKIVENAKTQRYGTCNTAESLLVDRSVAAMLLPPIAHMLTAKGVEIRGCAETRALVKEAQPATEEDYYTEYLAPIISVKVVAGIDEAIAHINRYSSHHTDAIVTDNYPKALRFLREVDSSSVMVNASTRFADGFEYGLGAEIGISTDKIHARGPVGLEGLTSQKWVVLGDGHVRQ is encoded by the coding sequence ATGGATATCAAGGAATACATGCACACCGTGGGCCGGCAGGCCCGCGCCGCCTCCCGCCGCATGGCCATGGCCAGCACGGCGGAGAAGAATGCCGCCCTGGCCGCCATCGCCGCCGCCATCCGCCGCGAGAAGGCCGCCCTTGTCGCCGCCAACGCCGAAGACCTGGCTGCCGCCCGCGCCGCCGGGCTGGAAAGCGCCATGATCGACCGCCTGACCCTCTCCGAGAAGGGCGTCGAAGCCATGGCCGAAGGCGTCGAACAGGTGGCCAAGCTGCCCGACCCCATCGGCGAGATGAGCGACATCAAGTACCGGCCGTCCGGCATCCAGGTAGGCAGGATGCGGGTGCCGCTCGGCGTCATCGGCATCATCTACGAGGCCCGCCCCAACGTGACGGCGGATGCCGCTGCCCTCTGCCTGAAGTCCGGCAACGCCGCCATCCTGCGCGGCGGTTCGGAGGCCATCCGCTCCAACCGGGCCATCGCCGCCCTGGTCCAGGAAGGCCTTACCGCCGCCGGCCTGCCAGCGGACTGCGTGCAGGTCATCGACACCACCGATCGCGCCGCCGTCGGCGAACTGATCACGATGCGCGAATTCGTCGACGTCATCGTGCCGCGTGGCGGCAAGGGCCTCATCGCCCGCCTGCTGGCCGAATCCCGGGTGCCCATGATCCAGCACCTGGACGGCAACTGCCACGTCTACCTGGACGAGGAAGCCGACCCCAACAAGGCCCTGAAGATCGTCGAGAACGCCAAGACCCAGCGCTACGGCACCTGCAACACCGCCGAATCGCTGCTGGTGGACCGGTCCGTCGCCGCCATGCTGCTGCCGCCCATCGCCCACATGCTCACTGCCAAGGGCGTCGAGATCCGCGGCTGTGCGGAGACCCGCGCCCTGGTCAAGGAAGCTCAGCCGGCGACGGAAGAGGACTACTACACCGAATATCTGGCGCCCATCATCTCGGTGAAGGTAGTGGCCGGCATCGACGAGGCCATCGCCCATATCAACCGGTACTCGTCCCATCACACCGATGCCATCGTCACCGACAACTACCCCAAGGCCCTGCGCTTCCTGCGGGAGGTGGATTCCTCCTCGGTCATGGTCAACGCCTCGACCCGTTTCGCCGACGGCTTCGAATACGGCCTGGGGGCCGAGATCGGCATTTCCACCGACAAGATCCACGCCCGCGGCCCGGTGGGCCTGGAGGGCCTCACCAGCCAGAAGTGGGTGGTGCTGGGCGACGGGCATGTGAGGCAGTGA
- a CDS encoding methylated-DNA--[protein]-cysteine S-methyltransferase → MRGEEFGAVLSAPGFSLGVQCDEEEIFEIHFLEPCPEVAPISPLAAEAVRQLKAYLVAPGFVFGLPLRPSGTTFQRRVWEQIAAIPCGRTRTYGEVARSLNNAPRAVGQACGANPFPLVVPCHRVIGAAASLGGFARHGGGFLLDVKRWLLTHEGCLPGG, encoded by the coding sequence GTGAGGGGTGAGGAATTCGGGGCGGTGCTTTCCGCCCCCGGCTTCTCGCTGGGCGTCCAGTGTGACGAGGAGGAGATCTTCGAAATCCACTTCCTCGAACCGTGCCCGGAAGTGGCCCCGATCAGCCCTCTGGCCGCCGAAGCGGTACGCCAGTTGAAGGCTTATCTGGTCGCCCCCGGCTTCGTCTTTGGCTTGCCCCTGCGCCCATCCGGCACCACTTTCCAGCGCCGGGTGTGGGAGCAGATCGCCGCCATCCCCTGCGGGCGGACGCGAACCTACGGCGAAGTCGCCAGGAGCCTCAACAACGCCCCCCGGGCCGTGGGCCAGGCCTGCGGCGCCAATCCCTTCCCCCTGGTCGTACCCTGCCACCGCGTGATCGGTGCCGCCGCCAGCCTGGGCGGTTTCGCCCGCCACGGGGGCGGCTTTCTCCTCGACGTGAAGCGCTGGCTCCTGACCCATGAAGGCTGCCTCCCCGGCGGTTGA